DNA from Asticcacaulis sp. ZE23SCel15:
GTCTCAGCGCCTGACAACGCGCACCCAGTCGGGAAATATGATGGAGCCGCTGGGGCCGATTGAAGCCCTGCTGGCCACGGTCATGAAGCAGGTCGAGATCCGTCAGGCCGACACCACCTCGCGCTCACGCTATCGCGCGGACACGGAGGCGGGCGGTGAATGTGAAGCCCATCCGTGCCTGCCCGAAGTGGCCGAAGCCTCAAAGGCGGCGGCGGTGGCTTTGCGCGGCATCGAAGCCCCACTGCTGGCGCTGGTGCGGGCGATTGAGGATGTGCTTGATGCGGAAAATACCGAACTGGAACCGCAGGAGCGCATCAGGCTTGACGGGGCCTTGCGCGGGCTGGAGCGGCGGGCGCGGATAACGCTTCCGGCGTGGCGGGCTCTGTTGCAGCATATGGCCAATGATGAGGATGAGACGAAACCGCCGTCCAATCAACCGGCCTTCGTCGATTGGTTCGCCGCCGAGGCGATGGGTGGTCGGGTGGTCGATGTCAGCCTGAACCGCCACTATGTCGACCCGTCGATCCCGCTGGCCGAATATGTGCTCAAACCCGCCCATGGCGTGCTGATGGCGTCAGCGACCTTGAGTGATGGCAGTTCTGATGACCGGTTTGCGCTGGCGCGGCAACGGACGGGCGCCAACCATCTGGTCATGGGGGCCAAGGATGTGCGCATTACTTCGCCGTTTGATTATGGCGAGCAGGCGCGGCTGTTTGTGGTCACCGATGTCGCCCGCGACGATGCGCGCGCGCTGACGGCCGCCATGCGCGCGCTGTTTCTGGCGTCGCGCGGCGGGGGACTGGGGCTATTTACAGCGATCCGCCGCCTCAAGGCCGTCTATGAGCACCTGCACCGTCCGCTGGCCGAGGCGGGGATATCGCTTTATGCCCAGCACGTTGATTCGCTCGATGTGTCGGACTTGGTCAGCGTGTTTCGCTCAGAGCACAATTCTTGCCTGCTGGGCACGGATGCCGTGCGTGACGGTATCGACGTGCCGGGGGGTGCCTTGCGGCTGATCGCCTTTGACCGGGTGCCGTGGCCGCGGCCGGATGCCCTGCACCGGGCGCGCCGTGAGCATTTCGGGGGGCGACTTTATGACGATGCGCTGGTGCGGGCCAAACTCGCTCAGGCCTTCGGGCGGCTGATCCGGCGCAAAGACGATAAGGGCGTGTTTGTTATGCTCGATTCCGCGGCCCCGACGCGCCTGTTTGAGAGCCTGCCCGACGGTGTGGTGTTGCAGCGCTGCACACTGGCCGAGGCTCTGATAGCGATTGAGGCGTTTTTGTTTCCAGCTTAAGAACTCCCCCTGTTGCAGGGGGAGCTGTCTTTGAGTTAACCTCAAAGACAGAGGGGGTAATATCGGACGATCCGGTTGTCTGATGCGCCAGTTACCCCACCACCCCCTTCGGGGTATCCTCCCCTGCAACAGGGGAGGTTCTGAGCCTGAAAAGGGGATACCTCGTGACCGACGACACAATCACTGCCGCCGAGAAACCCAAAAAAGCGCCGCCCAAATGGGGGCTGGCCTGGCCATTCCTGATCGTGCTGATCGCCCTTGGGCTATGGAGCGCCTACTGGATCTATATGGCCCGTCAGGTCGAGAGCAACCTGACCGCGCACCGTGAGGCTCTGATCCGGGCGGGGTATCATGTCCAGTACGATCCGGTCAGCGTGCGCGGCTACCCTTTTCGCATGTTCATGGAATTCAAAAAGGTTGAGGTCGTTGCCCCGTCCGGTAAGGGTTTTGCCGCACCGGTGATCGCCGCTGAGGCCAATGCCTATGCGCTTGATAAATGGGTGATGGTGGCGGAAAAAGGCCTCACCCTGTTGCGCGGGCGTCATGAAGGCCTTGATCTGGGGCAGGTGACGGTGACCGGCGATGCCCTGCGCGCCAGTGTGTCGGGACTCAATAAGCCGGTTTATGATGTGGCCATCGAAGGTCTTAATCCGGTGTTTGTGTCGTCCGATCCGGCGCGGCCCTTTGCTCTGAGCGGTGCTGAGCGGTTCGAGGCTTATCTGCGGCCCAACGCCAAGACCGCAGATATGGCTGATATTCTGGTGCGCATCACCGGCGCTAAGGGCGATCCGTTGAGTTTGGCGGGCAAGATCGGCCAGACCAAGCCGTTCACCCTGCACTGGGAAGCCAGCGTCAATCACCTGTCGCAGTTTAAGGGCGTTGACTGGGGCCAAAGTGTTGAGGCCTGGCAAAAGGGCGGCGGGGCGTTGAGCGCTATGAAATCATCGCTCAAGATCGAGGAGCTTAATCTGTTTCTGGAAAGCGACCTGATGAGCGTCGATTCAAACCGCCGCCTGAATGGCCAGCTCAAGCTCGAAATCTCAGGCTCAGGCGATCCGTTCGGGTTTTTGCTGTCGACTGGCCTGATTGATGCCCAGTACGAACCTCTGGCGCGGCCGCTGGTCGGGGTGCGCATGGTCGCCGAAAAGGCAGTGGTGATGAATTTCGAGTTCAGGGACGGCGGCACCTATACCGGCCCGCTCAAGGTTTCCGACGCCCCCAAGGTGTTTTAAGTGATAAGCGCTTTGGCTGCCGATGCGCGTCTTGGACACCTACTGGATCAGCACATAGTTGATATAAAACTCATCCATCGCCTCGGCTGAGGCATTGTTGAGCACCAGAGTGTCGAACTTGGCGTCCTTAAGCTTAAGGTCTTTCAGGCGCACATCGATGCGCGCCCAGTCACCCTTGGGCACCTTGACGCTCAGTTCAGCGCCCGAGACGACCTTGTCGCCCAGCTTGGCCGACAGTTTGAATTCCTGCTTGCCCTTGGGGCCACCATGGACCAGCAGGGTGATCGTGCTAAAATCTGCCGGATCG
Protein-coding regions in this window:
- a CDS encoding DUF2125 domain-containing protein, giving the protein MTDDTITAAEKPKKAPPKWGLAWPFLIVLIALGLWSAYWIYMARQVESNLTAHREALIRAGYHVQYDPVSVRGYPFRMFMEFKKVEVVAPSGKGFAAPVIAAEANAYALDKWVMVAEKGLTLLRGRHEGLDLGQVTVTGDALRASVSGLNKPVYDVAIEGLNPVFVSSDPARPFALSGAERFEAYLRPNAKTADMADILVRITGAKGDPLSLAGKIGQTKPFTLHWEASVNHLSQFKGVDWGQSVEAWQKGGGALSAMKSSLKIEELNLFLESDLMSVDSNRRLNGQLKLEISGSGDPFGFLLSTGLIDAQYEPLARPLVGVRMVAEKAVVMNFEFRDGGTYTGPLKVSDAPKVF